One Hypnocyclicus thermotrophus DNA segment encodes these proteins:
- the rpsG gene encoding 30S ribosomal protein S7, giving the protein MSRRRSAVKRDVLPDSRYGDIVVTKFINYIMLDGKKSIAEKIFYTAMDKIEEKTGQNGYEVFKQAMENVKPQVEVRSRRIGGATYQVPVEVRPERQQALAIRWLVTNVRARKEYGMMDRLTAELIAAANNEGGSVKKKEDTYKMAEANRAFAHYKW; this is encoded by the coding sequence ATGTATTACCTGATTCAAGATACGGTGATATAGTTGTTACTAAATTTATAAATTACATTATGTTAGATGGAAAAAAATCAATCGCAGAAAAAATATTTTATACTGCAATGGATAAAATAGAGGAAAAAACTGGACAAAATGGATATGAAGTATTTAAACAAGCTATGGAAAATGTAAAACCACAAGTAGAAGTAAGATCTAGAAGAATTGGTGGAGCTACATACCAAGTACCAGTAGAAGTAAGACCAGAAAGACAACAAGCATTAGCAATTAGATGGTTAGTTACTAATGTAAGAGCTAGAAAAGAATATGGTATGATGGATAGATTAACGGCTGAATTAATAGCTGCTGCAAATAATGAAGGTGGATCAGTTAAGAAAAAAGAAGACACTTATAAAATGGCTGAAGCTAACAGAGCGTTTGCACACTATAAATGGTAA